From Carassius gibelio isolate Cgi1373 ecotype wild population from Czech Republic chromosome B23, carGib1.2-hapl.c, whole genome shotgun sequence, the proteins below share one genomic window:
- the LOC128011266 gene encoding testis development-related protein, with translation MFKKSKSKVLVDEASEEEEDVSWHHEHARKDKDSEGTEEVLSPSTKDSKLKKVKSKREKGDKKLFPSQDDEHILLTGVTVSHRKGSAKKNWEDDKSKVHPEKDKAHCLWDSITMTMKQITPTKKIDKIEGWEPPQLNDGLEEENKEPEKKRSDSSPLSSPLTLSLPHSLGLPSWVGLGSEEDSSRYASLTESQTGGPAQWAARARDKLAAVRRRSPASLSENNWEGLK, from the exons ATGTTCAAGAAGAGCAAGAGCAAAGTTCTGGTGGATGAAGCgtcagaggaggaggaagacgTGTCGTGGCATCACGAGCACGCGAGGAAG GATAAAGACTCTGAGGGAACAGAGGAAGTTCTGAGTCCCTCGACAAAG GATTCAAAACTAAAGAAGGTTAAATCAAAGCGAGAAAAAGGAGACAAGAAGTTGTTTCCATCTCAGGACGATGAACACATCTTGCTGACAGGAGTCACGGTCTCTCACAGAAAAGG GTCTGCTAAGAAAAACTGGGAGGACGACAAGAGTAAAGTGCACCCAGAAAAAGACAAAGCACACTGTCTGTGGGACAGCATCACAATGACGATGAAGCAAATCACACCCACAAAGAAGATCGACAAGATTGAGGGCTGGGAACCGCCTCAGCTGAACGACGGATTGGAGGAGGAAAACAAGGAGCCGGAGAAGAAGAGGAGCGACTCGTCCCCGCTGTCCTCCCCTCTGACACTGTCTCTGCCTCATTCTCTGGGTCTGCCGTCCTGGGTCGGTTTGGGTTCGGAGGAGGACTCGTCTCGTTACGCTAGTCTGACTGAATCACAGACGGGTGGCCCTGCCCAGTGGGCGGCTCGGGCGCGAGATAAATTAGCAGCCGTTCGTCGCCGAAGTCCAGCCAGCCTATCAGAAAATAATTGGGAGGGGCTAAAATGA
- the LOC128011265 gene encoding F-box only protein 25 isoform X1, with amino-acid sequence MPFLGQDWRSPGWSWIKTEDGWKRFEYFNHKLGDNLNELSLEELDNDKENVFVGDVCEVAAKKRKKDFFNNNTKSQFLFQERWIYVQKESTRERHGYCTLGEAFNRLDFSSAIQDVRRFDYVVKLLQLIAKSQLTSLSGAAQKNYFNVLEKIVRKVLDDHQNPRLVKALLQDLSSTLCILIREVGKSVLIGNINIWVCRLETILNWQQQLNNLQIPKQVSNGMTLSDLPLHMQSNILYKFSDACDIINLGEATPTLHMLSEDRQLWKKLCKFHFAEKQFCRHLIMSEKGHVDWKLMFFTLQKYYPQREQYGDTLQFCKHCSILFWNDRHLALILKDSGHPCTANDPDSCLTPVSPQHFIDLFKF; translated from the exons ATGCCGTTCTTGGGCCAAGATTGGAGATCACCAGGCTGGAGCTGGATCAAAACTGAGGACGGCTGGAAACGCTTTGAGTATTTCAACCACAAACTGGGAGACAACCTCAATGAACTTTCCTTGGAAGA ATTGGACAATGACAAGGAGAATGTCTTCGTGGGAGATGTCTGTGAAGTAGCTGccaagaagagaaaaaaagacttCTTCAACAACAACACTAAGTCACAGT TTTTGTTCCAGGAGAGGTGGATCTACGTTCAGAAGGAGAGTACGCGAGAG AGGCATGGGTACTGTACGCTTGGTGAGGCCTTCAATCGTCTAGACTTTTCCAGCGCCATTCAGGATGTGAGGCGATTCGACTATGTGGTCAAA CTTCTGCAGTTGATTGCCAAATCCCAGCTGACGTCTTTGAGCGGAGCTGctcagaaaaactatttcaatgTCCTGGAGAAGATTGTGAGAAAAG TTCTGGATGACCATCAGAACCCACGACTGGTCAAGGCGTTGCTGCAGGATCTAAGCTCCACACTCTGCATCCTCATCCGAGAAGTTGGGAAGTCTGTGCTGATTGGCAACATCAACATTTGGGTCTGCCGTTTAGAAACCATCTTGAACTGGCAGCAACAGCTCAACAACTTACAAATTCCAAAG CAAGTTTCAAATGGCATGACACTGAGTGACCTCCCCTTGCACATGCAAAGCAACATCCTGTATAAGTTTAGCGATGCCTGTGACATCATCAATCTGGGGGAAGCCACACCTACACTGCACATGCTCAGTGAGGACCGGCAACTGTGGAAGAAACTCTGCAAGTTTCATTTTGCTGAGAAACAG TTCTGCAGGCACTTGATAATGTCAGAGAAGGGCCATGTGGACTGGAAGCTGATGTTCTTCACACTTCAGAAGTACTACCCTCAGAGAGAACAGTACGGAGACACGCTGCAGTTCTGCAAGCACTGTAGCATCCTCTTCTGGAAT GACAGACACCTGGCTTTGATCTTAAAG GACTCGGGACATCCTTGCACAGCAAACGATCCAGACAGCTGCCTCACCCCCGTCTCTCCTCAGCACTTCATAGACCTCTTCAAGTTCTGA
- the LOC128011265 gene encoding F-box only protein 25 isoform X2 — protein MPFLGQDWRSPGWSWIKTEDGWKRFEYFNHKLGDNLNELSLEELDNDKENVFVGDVCEVAAKKRKKDFFNNNTKSQFLFQERWIYVQKESTRERHGYCTLGEAFNRLDFSSAIQDVRRFDYVVKLLQLIAKSQLTSLSGAAQKNYFNVLEKIVRKVLDDHQNPRLVKALLQDLSSTLCILIREVGKSVLIGNINIWVCRLETILNWQQQLNNLQIPKQVSNGMTLSDLPLHMQSNILYKFSDACDIINLGEATPTLHMLSEDRQLWKKLCKFHFAEKQFCRHLIMSEKGHVDWKLMFFTLQKYYPQREQYGDTLQFCKHCSILFWNDSGHPCTANDPDSCLTPVSPQHFIDLFKF, from the exons ATGCCGTTCTTGGGCCAAGATTGGAGATCACCAGGCTGGAGCTGGATCAAAACTGAGGACGGCTGGAAACGCTTTGAGTATTTCAACCACAAACTGGGAGACAACCTCAATGAACTTTCCTTGGAAGA ATTGGACAATGACAAGGAGAATGTCTTCGTGGGAGATGTCTGTGAAGTAGCTGccaagaagagaaaaaaagacttCTTCAACAACAACACTAAGTCACAGT TTTTGTTCCAGGAGAGGTGGATCTACGTTCAGAAGGAGAGTACGCGAGAG AGGCATGGGTACTGTACGCTTGGTGAGGCCTTCAATCGTCTAGACTTTTCCAGCGCCATTCAGGATGTGAGGCGATTCGACTATGTGGTCAAA CTTCTGCAGTTGATTGCCAAATCCCAGCTGACGTCTTTGAGCGGAGCTGctcagaaaaactatttcaatgTCCTGGAGAAGATTGTGAGAAAAG TTCTGGATGACCATCAGAACCCACGACTGGTCAAGGCGTTGCTGCAGGATCTAAGCTCCACACTCTGCATCCTCATCCGAGAAGTTGGGAAGTCTGTGCTGATTGGCAACATCAACATTTGGGTCTGCCGTTTAGAAACCATCTTGAACTGGCAGCAACAGCTCAACAACTTACAAATTCCAAAG CAAGTTTCAAATGGCATGACACTGAGTGACCTCCCCTTGCACATGCAAAGCAACATCCTGTATAAGTTTAGCGATGCCTGTGACATCATCAATCTGGGGGAAGCCACACCTACACTGCACATGCTCAGTGAGGACCGGCAACTGTGGAAGAAACTCTGCAAGTTTCATTTTGCTGAGAAACAG TTCTGCAGGCACTTGATAATGTCAGAGAAGGGCCATGTGGACTGGAAGCTGATGTTCTTCACACTTCAGAAGTACTACCCTCAGAGAGAACAGTACGGAGACACGCTGCAGTTCTGCAAGCACTGTAGCATCCTCTTCTGGAAT GACTCGGGACATCCTTGCACAGCAAACGATCCAGACAGCTGCCTCACCCCCGTCTCTCCTCAGCACTTCATAGACCTCTTCAAGTTCTGA
- the LOC128011241 gene encoding protein FAM110C-like codes for MLKKAQGPADVDASRILVKGPEFLRRQMERESEANKGRVSAVERLAASKPQYVKSQQVVGSTQVPVISVGSTSVSSQGSSNGHGSIKNTANVDVEDTRSPEGDSNVVRRSSSKKRDSILLYRQKCELLRGSPGGSRRLIKKSLFTIKDKTNAFSEARGGECATRKATRVTLPASNDHSGETNGEPKGPPHRKVTETQEQDRRSRRGVARSSSDISSRFSKNFADFDAFFKYCGLDGDVIESLGTENFSARSEDLGSKIRSISASTSDDGFSRSSDGLQEDELQETVRQGSSVVERNARIIKWLYSCRNAAESGKTLRDLD; via the coding sequence ATGCTGAAGAAAGCGCAAGGCCCGGCCGACGTGGACGCGTCGCGCATTCTTGTGAAGGGTCCCGAGTTTCTGAGGAGACAGATGGAGCGAGAAAGCGAGGCGAATAAAGGACGCGTCAGTGCGGTGGAGAGGCTAGCAGCTAGTAAACCTCAATATGTGAAAAGCCAACAAGTGGTTGGTTCCACTCAGGTACCTGTCATCAGCGTTGGGTCTACCTCTGTGAGCAGCCAAGGGTCTTCGAACGGACACGGTTCCATTAAAAACACCGCTAACGTTGATGTTGAGGATACACGGTCGCCTGAAGGCGATAGTAATGTGGTGAGAAGAAGCAGCTCGAAGAAACGAGACTCGATTTTACTATACAGACAAAAGTGTGAACTCTTAAGAGGATCGCCTGGTGGGAGTAGGAGATTAATTAAAAAGTCGCTATTCACTATTAAAGACAAGACAAACGCGTTTTCGGAGGCGCGCGGTGGTGAATGCGCCACACGTAAAGCCACTCGGGTAACTTTACCCGCCTCAAACGACCACTCAGGTGAGACAAACGGTGAGCCGAAAGGACCTCCTCACAGGAAAGTCACTGAAACCCAGGAGCAGGACCGCAGGAGCCGCAGGGGGGTGGCGCGCTCCAGCTCTGACATCAGCTCGCGCTTCTCAAAAAACTTCGCGGACTTCGACGCGTTTTTCAAATACTGCGGGCTCGATGGTGACGTCATCGAGTCCCTGGGCACTGAGAACTTCTCCGCGCGCTCAGAAGACCTCGGCTCCAAGATCCGGAGCATTAGTGCCTCGACTTCAGATGACGGGTTCTCGAGGAGCAGCGACGGCCTGCAGGAAGATGAGCTGCAGGAGACTGTGCGTCAGGGGTCGTCGGTGGTCGAGCGCAACGCTCGGATCATCAAGTGGCTTTACAGTTGCAGAAATGCGGCGGAGTCGGGGAAGACTCTTCGAGATCTGGATTGA